Proteins encoded together in one Nitrospirota bacterium window:
- the rpsS gene encoding 30S ribosomal protein S19, giving the protein MPRSLKKGPFVDVKLMKKVQVMIDTGEKRIIKTWSRRSTILPDFVGMTFAVHNGMKFIPVYVSENMVGHKLGEFSRTRTYKGHGGSERTTRVKG; this is encoded by the coding sequence GTGCCAAGGTCTCTTAAAAAAGGTCCATTTGTTGATGTAAAGTTGATGAAAAAGGTTCAGGTGATGATCGATACCGGGGAGAAGAGAATAATCAAGACCTGGTCCCGCAGGTCCACCATACTGCCTGATTTTGTAGGCATGACGTTTGCTGTACATAATGGAATGAAGTTTATTCCTGTGTACGTTTCCGAAAATATGGTGGGACATAAGCTTGGTGAGTTTTCACGTACGAGGACTTACAAGGGACACGGGGGGAGCGAAAGGACCACAAGGGTGAAGGGTTAA
- the rpmC gene encoding 50S ribosomal protein L29, which translates to MKPSDLRNMTAEELLQKEKELRKELFNLRFQQATGEIQNPKRISAVRKSIARILTIITEKEKQKTA; encoded by the coding sequence TTGAAACCTTCTGACTTGAGAAACATGACGGCGGAGGAACTCCTGCAAAAAGAGAAGGAATTGAGAAAAGAGCTATTTAATCTTAGGTTTCAGCAGGCAACAGGTGAAATTCAGAACCCTAAGAGGATTAGTGCGGTAAGAAAGAGTATTGCAAGGATTCTGACTATAATTACAGAGAAGGAAAAACAGAAGACTGCCTGA
- the rplF gene encoding 50S ribosomal protein L6: protein MSRIGRKPVEIPKSVNVKVDGTLIEVKGPKGELRWNFPSSMNLNIEKDSILVSRPDDTKQKKALHGLTRSLIANMVEGVSVGYKKELEIVGIGYKVDSKGKTLTFSLGYSHPVEFILPEGVSAEVDHKARPLKVTLTGYDKQLVGQVAANIRALRPPDAYKGKGIRYAGARLKLKPGKAGKK, encoded by the coding sequence ATGTCAAGGATAGGAAGAAAACCTGTAGAGATACCGAAGAGTGTGAATGTGAAGGTTGACGGGACCCTTATCGAGGTGAAGGGACCAAAAGGTGAGCTTCGCTGGAATTTCCCGTCTTCCATGAATCTGAATATAGAGAAGGACAGTATCCTGGTTTCAAGACCGGATGATACAAAACAAAAAAAGGCGCTTCACGGACTTACAAGGAGCCTTATTGCCAATATGGTGGAAGGTGTAAGTGTGGGGTATAAAAAAGAACTGGAGATAGTCGGGATCGGATACAAGGTGGATTCAAAGGGTAAAACACTGACTTTTTCCCTTGGATATTCGCATCCTGTTGAATTCATACTGCCTGAAGGTGTATCTGCAGAGGTTGACCACAAGGCCCGGCCTTTGAAGGTTACGCTTACAGGTTATGATAAACAGCTTGTTGGTCAGGTAGCGGCAAATATCAGGGCTCTGAGGCCGCCGGATGCATACAAGGGAAAGGGTATACGCTACGCAGGCGCGAGGCTCAAACTTAAACCCGGCAAGGCAGGGAAAAAGTAG
- the rplN gene encoding 50S ribosomal protein L14 produces the protein MIQVQSILEVADNSGAKRVMCIRVLGGSRRRYARVGDVIVVSVKEAVPNSNVKKGSKAKAVVVRTRKETRRPDGTYIRFDQNACVLINAQGEPVGTRVFGPVARELRWKEFTKIVSLAPEVL, from the coding sequence ATGATACAGGTACAGAGCATTCTTGAAGTAGCAGATAACTCAGGGGCCAAAAGGGTAATGTGTATAAGGGTTCTTGGGGGCTCACGAAGAAGATATGCGAGGGTAGGAGATGTTATTGTCGTGAGTGTAAAAGAGGCTGTTCCCAACAGTAACGTAAAAAAGGGTTCCAAGGCAAAAGCTGTTGTGGTGAGGACGAGGAAGGAGACCCGGCGTCCGGATGGTACTTATATAAGGTTTGACCAGAACGCCTGTGTACTGATAAATGCACAGGGTGAGCCGGTGGGAACAAGGGTGTTTGGCCCTGTAGCAAGAGAATTAAGGTGGAAGGAATTTACCAAGATTGTGTCTCTGGCACCTGAGGTATTATAG
- the rplE gene encoding 50S ribosomal protein L5: protein MPGLKEKYSKEVIPQLMKELSCKNVMQVPKLEKIVLNVGLGEAMQNIKLLDAAQKELTAISGQKAVITKAKKSIAGFKLRKGMPIGCKVTLRGDMMYDFLNKLISIAIPQIRDFRGLTTKSFDGRGNYAMGVKEQYIFSEIDYEKVDMVHGFDIIICTTAKTDGEGKALLKYLGMPFKD, encoded by the coding sequence ATTCCAGGGCTGAAAGAGAAATATTCTAAAGAGGTGATTCCTCAGTTAATGAAGGAGTTATCCTGTAAAAACGTGATGCAGGTGCCTAAACTTGAGAAGATTGTTCTTAATGTGGGACTCGGTGAGGCGATGCAGAACATTAAGCTCCTTGATGCGGCACAGAAAGAACTTACTGCAATTTCGGGACAGAAAGCGGTTATAACTAAAGCAAAAAAGTCCATAGCTGGTTTTAAGCTGAGAAAGGGGATGCCTATAGGCTGCAAGGTGACACTCAGGGGTGATATGATGTATGATTTTCTTAATAAACTTATAAGTATCGCCATACCCCAGATCAGGGACTTCAGGGGGCTTACTACAAAGTCCTTTGACGGCAGGGGAAATTATGCAATGGGTGTCAAGGAGCAGTATATATTCTCCGAGATAGACTACGAAAAGGTTGATATGGTTCACGGTTTTGATATTATAATATGCACAACTGCCAAAACTGATGGAGAGGGAAAGGCACTGTTGAAATATCTTGGAATGCCTTTTAAGGATTAA
- the rpsQ gene encoding 30S ribosomal protein S17, with translation MPRKVFVGKVVSDKMDKTVTVAVARQYKHPLYKKIIKRVSKFKAHDEDNLCKSGDTVRILESRPLSKTKRWVIVDVLKKEN, from the coding sequence ATGCCAAGAAAAGTCTTTGTTGGTAAGGTAGTAAGTGACAAGATGGATAAGACTGTGACAGTGGCAGTTGCGCGACAGTATAAACACCCCCTTTATAAGAAGATTATCAAGAGGGTATCCAAGTTTAAGGCACATGATGAGGATAACCTTTGCAAGTCCGGGGATACAGTCAGGATTCTCGAGTCAAGACCGTTAAGCAAGACTAAACGATGGGTTATTGTAGACGTACTGAAAAAGGAAAATTAG
- the rplP gene encoding 50S ribosomal protein L16, with protein sequence MLMPKKVKYRKTQKGNMRGKAYRGSDVSFGQYGLKALEPGWITSRQIEAARVAITRHVKRGSKLWIRIFPDKPITKKPAETRMGKGKGNLEYWVAVIKPGRILYEMSGVPEDVAREALRLASHKLPVATKFVKREEAVL encoded by the coding sequence ATGTTAATGCCAAAAAAAGTTAAATATCGAAAGACCCAAAAGGGCAATATGAGAGGAAAGGCCTATAGGGGATCCGACGTATCTTTCGGACAGTACGGGCTTAAGGCTCTTGAGCCGGGATGGATAACAAGCAGGCAGATAGAGGCTGCGAGGGTTGCAATTACAAGGCATGTTAAAAGGGGCAGCAAACTCTGGATAAGGATATTCCCTGACAAGCCCATTACAAAAAAACCTGCTGAGACAAGGATGGGAAAAGGAAAGGGAAATCTGGAATACTGGGTAGCAGTGATAAAGCCCGGACGAATACTGTATGAGATGTCAGGAGTGCCTGAGGATGTTGCAAGGGAGGCCCTCAGGCTGGCTTCACATAAATTGCCTGTAGCGACGAAGTTTGTTAAGAGAGAGGAGGCTGTGCTTTGA
- the rplX gene encoding 50S ribosomal protein L24 gives MGLKIKKSDKVIVISGKEKGKQGRILSIMPKKNRVIIERVNMIKRHMKPSRQYSQGGIIEKEGTLHISKIMLVCPRCQKPSRISNHILDDGRKVRLCKRCKEVIDQ, from the coding sequence ATGGGATTAAAAATAAAGAAAAGCGATAAAGTGATTGTTATATCCGGAAAAGAGAAGGGAAAGCAGGGCAGGATCCTTTCGATTATGCCAAAGAAAAACCGTGTAATAATTGAACGTGTAAATATGATAAAGAGGCATATGAAGCCGTCAAGACAGTACTCCCAGGGTGGCATAATAGAAAAAGAAGGCACTCTTCATATATCGAAAATTATGCTTGTATGCCCGAGATGTCAGAAACCTTCCCGTATCAGTAACCATATTCTTGATGATGGACGCAAGGTGAGGCTCTGTAAGAGATGTAAGGAGGTAATAGACCAGTAA
- the rpsC gene encoding 30S ribosomal protein S3, translating into MGHKTHPIGNRIGIIRTWESRWFLKQGYAKQLHEDLQIRKHIKGKLYHAGISKIEIERVGEREGQKVRIAIHTARPGIIIGKKGAEVERLKKDLEAMIGKQVAIDIKEVRKPELDAQLVAENIAMQLEKRVAYRRALKKAVGSAMRFGSQGIRVHCAGRLAGAEIARKEWYRDGRVPLHTFRADIDYGFAEARTTYGVIGVKVWMYKGEVLSATS; encoded by the coding sequence TTGGGACATAAAACTCATCCCATAGGTAACAGAATCGGGATAATCAGGACATGGGAATCAAGATGGTTTTTAAAGCAGGGATATGCAAAGCAACTCCATGAAGACCTGCAGATCAGAAAGCACATTAAGGGGAAACTTTACCATGCAGGAATCTCAAAGATTGAGATAGAGAGGGTTGGTGAAAGAGAGGGTCAGAAGGTCAGAATCGCCATTCATACTGCAAGACCGGGTATCATAATAGGTAAGAAGGGAGCAGAGGTGGAGCGGCTGAAGAAGGACCTGGAGGCCATGATTGGAAAGCAGGTTGCCATTGATATAAAAGAGGTAAGAAAGCCGGAGCTTGATGCACAGTTGGTTGCGGAGAACATTGCGATGCAGCTTGAGAAGCGGGTTGCATACAGAAGGGCACTGAAAAAGGCTGTCGGTTCAGCGATGAGGTTCGGTTCCCAGGGTATAAGGGTTCACTGTGCCGGTCGGCTTGCAGGGGCTGAGATTGCCAGAAAAGAATGGTATAGAGACGGGCGTGTTCCATTGCACACCTTTCGTGCAGATATTGATTATGGTTTTGCTGAGGCAAGGACAACGTATGGTGTAATAGGTGTAAAGGTCTGGATGTATAAAGGTGAGGTCCTGAGTGCTACCAGTTAG
- the rpsH gene encoding 30S ribosomal protein S8: MLTDPVADMLTRIRNATMIRAEKVDIPASRMKLEIAKILKEEGFIRAYKIIKDKKQGVLRISLKYVDGESIISGLKRVSKPGKRVYVGYRDVPVVMGGVGLSILSTPKGIKSDKTCKWDKLGGELLCHVW; the protein is encoded by the coding sequence ATGTTAACTGACCCGGTTGCTGATATGCTGACAAGGATCAGGAATGCCACCATGATCAGGGCTGAGAAGGTGGATATTCCCGCGTCACGCATGAAGTTGGAAATAGCCAAGATACTCAAGGAAGAAGGGTTTATCAGGGCTTATAAGATTATCAAGGATAAAAAACAGGGAGTTCTGAGGATCTCCTTAAAATATGTTGACGGGGAGAGTATCATCTCCGGGCTGAAAAGGGTGAGTAAACCCGGCAAGAGGGTCTATGTCGGCTACAGAGATGTGCCGGTTGTTATGGGCGGAGTGGGGCTTTCAATACTCTCAACACCTAAAGGCATCAAGAGTGACAAGACCTGCAAATGGGATAAGCTCGGTGGAGAACTTCTCTGTCATGTCTGGTAA
- a CDS encoding type Z 30S ribosomal protein S14 produces the protein MAKKCLVEKTKRTPRYKVRAYNRCLICGRPRGYLRRFAMCRICFRTLAHQGLIPGVTKSSW, from the coding sequence ATGGCCAAGAAGTGTTTAGTTGAGAAGACGAAGAGAACACCGAGATACAAAGTCAGGGCATACAACAGATGTCTTATCTGTGGCAGGCCCAGAGGATATCTGAGGCGTTTTGCCATGTGCCGGATCTGTTTCAGGACGCTGGCGCATCAGGGACTAATCCCTGGAGTAACAAAATCAAGTTGGTAG
- the rplV gene encoding 50S ribosomal protein L22 has protein sequence MESKAMLRYARITPRKARRVIDLIRGKKAGDAMVALKFMPYRGAPYVEKLLRSAMANAEQKEVDVPEDMKVVTAYVDEGPVMKRLFPRAMGRANIIKKKSCHITIVLAEEE, from the coding sequence ATGGAATCTAAGGCTATGCTGAGATACGCGAGGATTACACCAAGAAAGGCCAGAAGGGTGATTGACCTTATACGGGGCAAGAAAGCAGGAGATGCAATGGTTGCCCTGAAGTTTATGCCTTACAGGGGGGCACCGTATGTAGAAAAACTGCTCCGTTCCGCAATGGCCAATGCAGAGCAAAAGGAAGTTGATGTACCGGAGGATATGAAGGTGGTCACGGCCTATGTTGATGAGGGCCCTGTGATGAAGAGGCTTTTTCCAAGGGCAATGGGAAGGGCAAATATTATAAAGAAGAAGTCGTGTCATATAACCATAGTGCTTGCAGAGGAGGAATAA
- the rplR gene encoding 50S ribosomal protein L18, with the protein MRRTRREARERRSNRVRKKVFGMPERPRLAVYGSLNHIYVQIVDDMKGDTLIAASTRDKEMKELSTHGGNIEAAKKVGGLLAKRAVEKGIKKVVFDRGGFKFHGRIKALADAAREGGLEF; encoded by the coding sequence TTGAGAAGAACAAGAAGAGAGGCAAGGGAGAGAAGAAGCAACAGGGTAAGAAAGAAGGTCTTTGGAATGCCGGAAAGGCCGAGGCTTGCTGTTTATGGTTCACTGAATCATATATATGTCCAGATTGTTGACGATATGAAGGGAGACACCCTGATTGCCGCATCAACACGTGATAAGGAGATGAAGGAACTGTCAACCCATGGCGGCAATATTGAGGCTGCAAAAAAAGTGGGTGGGCTCCTGGCAAAGAGGGCCGTAGAGAAGGGTATAAAGAAGGTGGTCTTTGACAGAGGTGGCTTCAAGTTTCATGGCAGGATCAAGGCACTTGCAGATGCTGCGCGAGAAGGCGGTCTGGAGTTTTAG